Proteins encoded together in one Sphingomonas radiodurans window:
- the thiL gene encoding thiamine-phosphate kinase, which yields MTEAEFIAALRRLPLHPGALGLADDAARLGGFVVTTDTLVEGVHFLPDDPPGDVAWKLVAVSLSDLAGKGAEPEGVLLNYPLSGDAWDRAFVAGLDACLAALDCRLLGGDTVSLPAGAPRVLTVTAFGADAVAPPRSGAKAGDALWVTGTIGDAGAGLAIAQGADGPDALRAAYRRPRPRIAEGRILAPRAHAMMDVSDGLLIDAWRMAAASGLEVTIALDAVPLSAAYRAFAGDDPLPAATAGDDYQLLCALAPDQHASGHAARIGSFAPGHGLVLTRNGNPVALPEKLGFEHRA from the coding sequence ATGACCGAAGCCGAGTTCATCGCCGCGCTGCGCCGCCTGCCGCTGCATCCCGGTGCGCTGGGCCTGGCCGACGACGCGGCGCGGCTCGGCGGGTTCGTCGTGACGACCGATACGCTGGTCGAGGGCGTTCATTTCCTGCCAGACGATCCGCCCGGCGATGTCGCGTGGAAGCTGGTCGCGGTCAGCCTGTCGGATCTGGCCGGCAAAGGCGCCGAGCCCGAGGGCGTGCTGCTGAACTATCCGCTGTCGGGCGATGCCTGGGACCGGGCGTTCGTGGCCGGGCTCGACGCGTGCCTTGCGGCGCTGGACTGCCGGTTGCTGGGCGGAGACACGGTTTCGCTGCCGGCGGGGGCGCCGCGTGTGCTGACCGTCACCGCGTTCGGTGCTGACGCGGTCGCGCCGCCGCGCTCGGGCGCAAAGGCGGGCGATGCCTTGTGGGTGACGGGCACGATCGGCGATGCGGGCGCGGGGCTTGCGATCGCACAGGGTGCGGATGGCCCCGATGCGTTGCGCGCCGCCTATCGCCGCCCGCGCCCGCGGATAGCCGAGGGGCGCATCCTGGCGCCCCGGGCCCATGCGATGATGGACGTATCGGACGGGTTGCTGATCGACGCCTGGCGCATGGCAGCGGCGAGCGGGCTGGAAGTGACGATCGCGCTCGACGCCGTGCCGCTGTCCGCCGCCTATCGCGCCTTTGCCGGTGACGATCCGCTGCCCGCGGCGACTGCCGGCGACGATTACCAGCTGCTGTGCGCGCTGGCGCCCGACCAGCATGCGAGCGGGCACGCAGCGCGCATCGGCAGCTTCGCGCCGGGCCATGGCCTCGTCCTCACCCGCAACGGTAACCCCGTGGCTTTGCCGGAAAAACTCGGTTTCGAGCACCGCGCCTAA
- a CDS encoding MBL fold metallo-hydrolase, translating into MTAEPALKAMIVPVTPIEQNCTLVWCTATMKAAVIDPGGDLAKIRSAVAQAGVTVEKVLLTHGHIDHAGEAKPLADELGVAIEGPHEDDRFWLARLAEDGRNWGINGVPFEPNRWLVDGDTVTIGDLTLDVYHTPGHTAGHVIFHHAPSNFAQVGDVLFQGSVGRTDLPQGDHQTLVNSIVTKLWPLGGETAFIPGHGKPSTFAHERQWNMFVSDDALAG; encoded by the coding sequence ATGACCGCCGAACCCGCGCTCAAAGCAATGATCGTGCCCGTCACGCCGATCGAGCAGAATTGTACGTTGGTGTGGTGTACTGCGACGATGAAGGCGGCGGTGATCGATCCTGGCGGGGATCTCGCCAAGATCCGCTCGGCGGTGGCGCAGGCGGGGGTGACGGTCGAGAAAGTCCTGCTGACTCATGGACATATCGACCATGCGGGGGAGGCCAAGCCACTCGCCGACGAGCTTGGCGTCGCCATCGAGGGCCCGCATGAGGACGACCGCTTCTGGCTGGCGCGGCTGGCCGAGGACGGGAGAAACTGGGGGATAAACGGGGTGCCGTTCGAGCCGAACAGATGGCTTGTCGACGGTGATACGGTGACCATCGGGGACTTGACGCTCGACGTGTACCACACGCCCGGACACACCGCCGGACATGTGATCTTCCATCACGCGCCATCCAATTTCGCGCAGGTCGGCGACGTATTGTTCCAGGGCTCGGTGGGGCGGACCGACCTGCCGCAGGGCGACCACCAGACGCTGGTGAATTCGATCGTGACGAAGCTGTGGCCGCTGGGCGGGGAGACGGCGTTCATCCCGGGGCATGGCAAGCCATCGACCTTCGCGCACGAGCGGCAATGGAACATGTTCGTGAGCGACGACGCGCTCGCCGGATGA
- a CDS encoding S9 family peptidase gives MLRSVTCAVALAISVPVVAQVAKPAAITADGVPAIPAALADTLRPYLEARSAAGVGWSPVDRSLLISTRFANVAQLHTVATPLAMRRQITFEADRIGNASYSKTGDVLLVQKDIGGGEFFQLYTLKDGRLNLITDGKSRNEFNAWSHDGRLVGYTSTRRNGTDSDLYVVDPRDPKSDRLVAQVKGGGWAIADFAPDGRSAVVGEYLSVQKSNLYMLDLASGALTPLTDPKAQVSWSDAQYAPDGTLWVTGDQGSDVQRLGTLDTKTGKFRPVTPPGKWDVEEFEIAEDGAFIAYVTNEAGIGKLKLLDPKTGQARDVTGLPRGVVGGISIAPWGAIAVTVTSAGTPGDVFVVDPASLAVTRWTQSETGGLDATKNVAPELITVKSFDGEAVTGFLYRPDPAKFSGKRPLLIDIHGGPEGQVRPSYRGSANYYLNELGIALFYPNVRGSSGFGKRFVSLDNGPFKREDSVKDIGAFLDLFDKDAAIDAGKVGVQGGSYGGYMCYASAIRYGARLKGAQCTVAISNFVTFLENTQSYRRDLRRVEYGDERDAKQKAQLIAISPMTRVNEIKVPLLIVTGANDPRVPKSEADQLVAAVRGNGGTAWHIVAADEGHGYAKKENRDYSALAVLTFWKRYLLGETGQ, from the coding sequence ATGCTTCGATCAGTCACGTGCGCCGTCGCCCTCGCAATATCAGTCCCTGTCGTCGCTCAGGTCGCCAAGCCGGCGGCGATCACCGCAGATGGCGTGCCGGCGATCCCGGCTGCGCTTGCCGACACGCTGCGGCCGTATCTGGAGGCGCGCTCGGCCGCCGGTGTCGGCTGGAGTCCGGTCGATCGATCGTTGCTGATCTCGACGCGGTTCGCCAATGTCGCGCAGCTCCACACCGTCGCTACGCCGCTGGCGATGCGCCGCCAGATCACCTTCGAGGCCGATCGCATCGGCAATGCGTCCTACTCGAAGACCGGCGATGTGCTGCTGGTGCAGAAGGACATCGGTGGTGGTGAGTTCTTCCAGCTCTACACGCTGAAGGATGGCCGGCTCAACCTGATCACCGACGGTAAGAGCCGCAACGAATTCAACGCTTGGAGCCATGATGGCCGGCTCGTCGGCTATACCTCCACGCGGCGCAACGGGACGGACAGCGACCTCTATGTCGTCGATCCGCGTGACCCCAAGAGCGACCGGCTCGTCGCGCAAGTGAAGGGCGGTGGCTGGGCGATCGCCGACTTCGCACCCGATGGCCGCAGCGCGGTGGTCGGCGAGTATCTGTCGGTGCAGAAGTCGAACCTCTACATGCTCGATCTTGCGAGTGGCGCGTTGACGCCGCTGACCGATCCGAAGGCGCAGGTGTCGTGGAGCGACGCGCAATATGCTCCCGATGGCACATTGTGGGTGACGGGCGATCAGGGCTCCGACGTGCAGCGGCTCGGCACGCTCGATACCAAGACGGGCAAGTTCCGCCCTGTCACACCGCCGGGCAAGTGGGATGTCGAAGAGTTTGAGATTGCCGAGGATGGCGCGTTCATCGCCTATGTCACCAACGAGGCAGGGATCGGCAAGCTGAAGCTGCTAGATCCGAAGACCGGGCAAGCGCGTGATGTGACCGGACTCCCCCGGGGCGTGGTTGGCGGGATCAGCATCGCACCGTGGGGGGCGATCGCTGTCACCGTGACGAGCGCGGGGACGCCGGGCGACGTGTTCGTCGTGGATCCTGCGAGCCTAGCCGTGACGCGCTGGACGCAGAGCGAGACGGGAGGGCTGGATGCGACGAAGAACGTCGCGCCGGAGCTGATCACGGTAAAGAGCTTCGACGGGGAAGCCGTGACCGGCTTCCTCTACCGGCCCGATCCGGCCAAATTCTCCGGCAAGCGCCCGCTGCTGATCGACATCCACGGTGGCCCCGAGGGGCAGGTGCGGCCGAGCTATCGCGGGTCGGCGAACTATTATCTCAACGAGCTGGGCATCGCGCTGTTCTACCCCAATGTTCGCGGCTCGTCGGGCTTCGGCAAGCGCTTCGTCAGCCTCGACAATGGGCCGTTCAAGCGCGAGGATTCAGTGAAGGACATCGGTGCGTTTCTCGACCTGTTCGACAAGGATGCGGCGATCGATGCCGGCAAGGTGGGCGTGCAGGGCGGCAGCTATGGCGGCTACATGTGCTACGCCTCGGCAATCCGCTACGGCGCGCGACTGAAGGGCGCGCAATGCACCGTTGCGATCTCGAACTTCGTGACGTTCCTCGAGAATACGCAAAGCTATCGGCGTGATCTGCGGCGCGTCGAATATGGCGACGAGCGCGATGCCAAGCAGAAGGCGCAGCTGATCGCGATCTCGCCGATGACACGGGTCAACGAGATCAAGGTGCCGCTGCTGATCGTCACCGGCGCCAACGATCCGCGCGTGCCCAAGTCCGAGGCCGATCAGCTTGTCGCGGCGGTGCGGGGGAATGGCGGGACGGCGTGGCATATCGTCGCGGCGGATGAGGGCCACGGCTATGCCAAGAAGGAGAATCGCGACTATTCGGCGCTCGCGGTGCTGACCTTCTGGAAGCGCTATCTACTTGGAGAGACTGGACAATGA